The sequence below is a genomic window from Sulfuracidifex metallicus DSM 6482 = JCM 9184.
GATGAAGGAAAAGTAGACGATTTTGACATTGAAGTAATCAAGATATTGCTTGATCTTGAAGAAACACAGTTTAAGGAACTAAAAGATTCCACATATGATAAGGCAATAAAATTGAATCATTTAGTTATCTTGCTAGTTAATAGTGGTCCTACAATGACTCAACAAAAATGGATAAAAGTTGCTAAAATATTGCAAGATAAGTTAAGAGTAAAGGTGAGAGTTTTAGAAAAGACCAATAGTATAAAGAACAGTGCAATGCAACTTCTGTCTCCAGCTAGAGTTCTAGGAGTAAATACAGTTTGGTTGCCCGATGGTTCAGTTCAGTATGTGATAAGGGTATCTAAAACCGAAAGAAGAATGCTCCCAGCAGAGGCTGGGTTACTAGAATCGGCACTTTCAAAAATCCACTCTACAGCTGTGCGAATAAGGGTAGAATAAAAAATGTACAGAACCCACTTCGTTAGAGATATAACACCAGATCTAGATAACCAAGAAGTAGGACTTGCAGGTTGGGTTTTAAACGTAAGGGATCTTGGAGGAAAGAAGTTCATACTTTTAAGGGACAAGACTGGTATTGGACAAGTTGTACTCTCGAAGGACTCTCCATCCTTTGGTTTAGCTAATGAACTAACTCAAGAATCCGTAATTAGCGTAAAAGGAAGAGTTAAAGCTGATAAAAGGGCTCCAAAAGGAGTGGAAATACATGCCTCCGAAGTAATTCTTATAAGCAAAGCTAAGACCCCTCTGCCTTTAGATGTTACAGGTAAAGTGAAGGCAGATATAGACACTAGGTTAAGGGAAAGGTTATTGGATCTAAGAAGAGAAGAGATGCAAGCTGTCATCAAAATTCAGTCTACCGCAGTTAGGGCATTTAGAGAAGCCTTATACAAAAAGGGATTTTATGAGATATTTACACCTAAGCTAATAGCTACTGGAACTGAAGGTGGGGCTCAACTTTTCACAGTTATATACTTTGGCAAAGAGGCGTTCCTTGCCCAAAGTCCTCAGCTGTATAAAGAGCTTATGGCTGGTGCGGTAGAAAGAGTTTTTGAAATAGCTCCTGCATGGAGAGCAGAAGAGTCAGATACTCCTTATCACCTATCCGAATTCGTTAGCATGGACGTAGAGATGGCATTCTCCAGTTACAAAGATGTAATGGAGACATTGGAAGAGATAATAAAGAACATGATAACTAAAGTTAGGGAAGAATGTGGAGACGAGTTAAAAATACTCAATTACGAATTGCCAGAGATCAAGTTACCGCTACGTAGGATAACTTATATAGAAGCTTTAGAAATTCTGAAAAATAAAGGTTTAAATATTAAATTTGGAGATGACATAGGAACCCCGGAGTTAAGGGTAATTAATGAGGAAATAAAAGAAGACTTATACTTCATCACAGACTGGCCTACGTTAAGTAGACCTTTCTACACAAAAGCTAGAGATGATAACAAAGACTTGAGTGAGAGTTTTGACCTAATATTTAGATTTCTTGAGATTGTATCAGGTAGCACTAGAAATTACAGAAGAGAAGTACTTGAAAGTGCTCTAAAGGCAAGAGGCCTTAATCCTTCAAGTTTTGAATTCTTCCTTAGATGGTTCGATTATGGTATGCCTCCCCACGCAGGTTTTGGAATGGGACTGTCCAGAGTTATGTTAATGCTAACTGGACTGCAGAATGTTAAGGAAATCGTTCCGTTTCCAAGAGATAAGAAGAGGCTAGTCCCTTAGAGCTAAGTAAAAAGTAATGGATTAAAATGAGAAATTTCCCTCAAGAAAATAGTTGCGTAAGACCCCCTTGGTAGAGAGAAATTTACTGTTATTTTTCCTTTTTCCTTATTCCTATAAGACGAAAGATTACTAACCCTCATAAAAGCTCTTCTACGAATCTCACGCACCTTTACTCCGAAAATCTCTGATAAAAATCCTTTATCTATTCCTTCCTCAATATAAATCTCTTTACATATATCATCGCATCCACTAAAATAAGTTGGTAAAGTGATCTCATAATTTACATCTCTTATGTTCTCAAATGTCCTAGACAGATATTTATTGAAAATATAGCTCTGAAAGGCGTCAACGTATATTTCTATCGGTAAAGGCGTCATTCGTAGGGCTTCATAGAAACTGTTTGTATTCAAGAAGTTCTTAAATAAGGCTTTTTCATAGAACATGGAAGAGGGTATTTCATTAATTGTTACTCCATTTCCGTTCATTATACCTTCTCTTATTTCTCTATTTCTTTCATATTCATGAATAAAAGGCATGCCTAAAATCCATATAAATGCTTTCTCCCATTCTCTTCTAAGAAGGTATCTTCCTATAACGTGGGAAACAGGTCTTCTACTGCCGAATCTCTGATATCCGACGAAGTTTGGCAAAAAGGGATTTCTAGCTATCTCGTTAAGCCTATTCTCTATTTCTTCGTCGTCTTTTGTCGCTAAGGTAATAGAAAAATGATTTCCCGTATGATTTAACTTTCTATCTACTGTTCCTATAAATTCCAGATTAAAGGAGCCATCCTCTGACGAGTAAAAAGAAGGTATGTTTTTGCTTTTAGACGAGGCTAGATCTATGTAGACTACTTGAGTTGTGATGGCATTAGCGTCCTTAATGCCTATGAATTTAAAGCTTAGTTTAAACTTAGAATTGATTTCTCTTATGACCGAAAAGTGATCTCTCTTCTTCTTATTAAGAAGAAAAATAGCGTATCGACCATTTTTGTCATTAGGCTTCCATCTAGAACATAATTGGTTGCATATTTCCTCTTCTACGATGAAACCATCAGGTCTAGGAATAGAAATTTCTACACTATTCCAATTATAATAGTACTTTTCCATACCTAAGGCTATATCAAGGAGTGTAGGCATCAAAGTAATTTCAAGTCACCAGTTATCTTATCAATCAGGTGATCAGGGCCCGGTCCTATCCCTCCGCACGTGAGGGTACCGGGATTTATTTGTGTTCGACCTGCATCATGAATTAAAGTTGTAGGTAACCCCTCCTGTCTAGCTCTATTTATCCTCTGAGTTAGCTCTTCTTCGGAGTTTACCTTGACTACTATTTTAGGCTGACCTTCATCTAACCATTCCTTAAGCCAATCTGAAAATGGTACCTTTTCATGTTGTGCTATTTCCAAGACTAAGGATACTGCTGCATGAGCTACTTGACTTGCAATCTTTCCCTTTCCCATCTGTAAATCGTTTCTAACGATTATAACCATCTTCATATTAGTCGAACGACAGAGTAAACATAAATATGCTTATTATTAATTTACCTGAGGACTGTAGGATATGTCTTCGATAAAATTAAGCATCAGAGATGAGGTTGAACCGTTAGTATGTTCTAGCTGTGGAAAGTTACTTCATCCAAAGGAAAGAGGTGTAGAGTTCACTTGTCCTAATTGCGGTGAAGTGACAATAATAAGAGATTATCTTTGTAGAGAGCAAGTGGTAGAATATACTTGTCCTAAATGTGGATTTAAGGGACCATAAGGTGATAAGAATGACCGAGCTTTTAATAGTTTTAAAGGTGTTCCCTGAAGGCGACGAAGTTAGCTTAGATAAGATATACAACGAAATTGCATCTAAGCTGCCAGAAGGCTATAAAATAGTTAAAAAAGAAACCGAACCAATAGCATACGGACTAAACTCCTTAGTTCTTTACGTTCAAATGCCGGAACAAACTGAAGGTGGAACGGATCTTCTAGAAGAGACTGCAAATTCCGTAGAGGGAGTAAGCCACGCTGAAGTCGTTGGAATGACGAGACTAGGGTTCTAAATAAATCTTTTGATACACAAGTTCTTATTACCTTCGAAGCCACTATATTTCTTGGAGATCAAGTTTGAGTGCCAGCGAAGAGCAAAGGCCCCCAAGGAGGGAGCTAGTTCTCAAAGTTGTAGAAGCTAGACAAAAGGACGTTGGAAGAGGAAAAGTAAGAATAGATATTGAATTACTTTCTCAAATTGACGTTCAACCAGGTGACGTAGTTGAAATCGAGGGAACAAGAAAAACTGCGGCCATAGCATGGCATCTAAGCCAAGATGACATAACCGGAGAAAGAGATATAATAAGAATGGATGGAATTACTAGAAAGAATTCTGGTGTTTCTATAGGAGACAAGGTAGTAGTAAGGAAAGCTTTCGTAAAGCAGGCATCTATGGTAAAACTAGCTCCCTCTAATTTCTCTATAAGTGTAGATCCTGGTTTCGTAAGTTACGTAAAGAAGAGGCTTAAAGAGTTCCCCCTAGTGGAAGGAGATACGGTCCTTATACCCGTGCTAGGTCAAGCTATTCCATTTACCGTAGTACAAGTTAAACCTGCAGGAATAGTAATTGTGAACGACGAAACAATAATAAATATATCTGACAAGCCAGTAGAACAAACCAAGTATCCTCGTGTAACATATGAAGATATAGGAGGACTAAGAGACATAATAGAAAAGGTGAGGGAACTAGTAGAGCTCCCTCTAAGACATCCTGAGCTTTTTAAGAGATTAGGAATTGAGCCTCCAAAGGGTATATTGCTTTACGGTCCGCCAGGAGTCGGAAAAACGTTACTAGCAAAAGCCATAGCTAACGAAACAGATGCCTATTTCACATCCATAAATGGACCTGAGATTATGAGCAAATTCTATGGAGAAAGCGAGCAAAGACTTAGAGAAATATTTGAGGATGCAAAGAAGCACGCTCCAGCAATAATATTCGTGGACGAAATAGATGCAATAGCTCCTAAGAGAGACGAAGTTATAGGAGAAGTCGAAAGGAGAGTTGTAGCTCAGCTATTAACATTAATGGACGGGCTTGAAAACAGAGGAAACGTAATAGTTATTGCGGCAACTAATAGACCAAACGCGGTAGATCCAGCTTTAAGAAGGCCTGGGAGATTCGATCGTGAAATCGAGATTCCTCTACCTGATAAGACAGGCAGGATGGAGATATTCCAAATTCACACTAGAAACATGCCTCTTGCCGATGATGTAAGCTTAGAAAAGCTTAGCGATATGACCCATGGATATACGGGTGCGGATCTTGCATCTTTAGTTAGAGAAGCTGCAATGTATGCTCTAAGAAGATATTTACCAAAGATAGATCTAAATCAGGATAAGATACCTGCAGAAGTACTTGATTCTATGAGGGTTACAATGGACGATTTTATGAAGGCATTCAAAGAGATAGTTCCAAGCGGACTAAGAGAAATATACATAGAAATACCAGAAGTTAAGTGGACAGACGTAGGAGGTCATGAAGAGCTGAAGGACGAACTAAGGGAAGTAGTAGAATATCCTCTAAAATACCCAGAAGTATACGAAAAGGCTGGAATTGACCCAGCTAAGGGTATACTATTATTTGGGCCTCCAGGAACTGGAAAGACGATGTTAGCTAAAGCTGTAGCTACTGAAAGCGGAGCTAATTTCATTGCTGTAAGAGGACCAGAGGTATTATCTAAATGGGTAGGAGAGAGCGAAAAGGCAATTAGGGAAATATTTAGGAAAGCTAGGATGTATGCTCCCGCAGTGATATTCTTCGATGAAATAGATGCTCTAGCTCCTATGAGAGGAGCGTCGTACGATAGCGGAGTAACAGAAAGGTTAGTAAACCAGCTTTTGGCCGAGATGGACGGAGTAGAAAAGTTAGAAAACGTAATAATAATTGCGGCAACTAATAGACCAGACATACTAGATCCTGCACTATTAAGACCAGGTAGGTTTGAGAAATTACTATATGTACCTCCACCAGATGTAACATCGAGAAAAGACATATTAAAGGTGCATACTAGAGGCATCCCTCTTAGTGCTGATACGGACCTAGAAGAAATAGCTAACAGAACAGAAGGATATACTGGAGCTGACATTGCAGCTCTAGTCAGGGAAGCTGCAATGAGAGCAGTTAGAGAATCTATGAGAGTATGTATAGATGCAGCTACAGAGAAGTGCGGACAGAACCAAGACTGCAAAGACAAAGAAGTCAAGGAATGCATGAAGAATAAGGTTGAAGTAAGACCTAAACACTTTGCAGAGGCTATGGTGAAGATAAAACCATCTGTGACACAAGATATGATACAATTCTATCAGAACTGGCTAGAGAAAGCAAGACAGCAGCTACCTAAGGCTATAGTAAAGCCAAGTACCTTCACGTGATACTATGTGGAGGGAAGTTCCTATTGCTTACGTTATAATGGAAAAAGTTAGGAGGTTAAATGCCCCAATTGTTGAAGATGACCTATATAAGGAAGTTAAAAATAGCGTAAAATATGAGGTACCTTATAAGGATTTTCTAAAGGCTTTAATGAGCCTTGAAATTAGGGGAATGATATCAGTATCATTAATAAAAGAAGATACAAGAATGATAACTTACTTGGGTGACTTCGAATCGGAGTAGATCTTTCAGATATAGTAGAGGATTGTTCCAAAGAAATAAGTCTAAATAATATTAAGGGAAAAAAAGTAGCTATTGATGCTTACAATGCTATTTATCAGTTTCTTGCAGCAATAAGACAAGCAGATGGGACACCCTTAATGGATAAACAAGGCAGATCCACAAGTCATTTAAGCGGTATTTTCTATAGAACTATAAATCTAGTAGAAAACGGAATAATACCAATATATGTGTTTGATGGTAAACCTCCCGAAGAAAAGACACAGGAAATTCAACGTAGAATAAAGATAAAAGAGGAGGCTGAAGAAAAATACAACCAAGCCAAGGAACAAGGAGAAATTAAATCTATGAAGAAATATGCTCAAATGTCTTCTAGGCTTACTAACAACATAGCGACGGAAAGCAAGGAACTCTTAATTAACATGGGAATACCTATAGTTAATGCTCCCTCTGAGGGTGAGGCCGAGGCAGCCTACCTTTCTCAAAAAGATTATGCTTGGGCTTCAGCTAGTCAGGACTACGATTCACTACTCTTCGGTGCAAGGAGACTTATACGTAATTTAACCATGACAGGAAAAAGAAAGCTCCCAAATAAAGATCAGTATGTAGATATAGTTCCAGAAATCATTGAGTTCGATTCGCTTCTACATAAACTAGGAATAACAAGAGAACAATTAATAGATATAGGAATATTAATCGGTACTGATTATAATCCTGAGGGGATTAAGGGAATTGGACCTAAGACTGCACTAAAAATAATAAAGAAGTACGGAGATATTGAAAAAGCCATAGGAAAAGAAATCGATGAAAAAGAGATATTATTTGACTATAAACAAATAAGACAGCTTTTCCTCAATCCAAAAGTTATAGACCCTAAAACTAGTTTAGAATTAAAAGAACCAGATGAGGAGAAAATAAAAAGAATATTAATTGACTGCCATGATTTCAGTGAAGAGAGAGTAGTTAACGCCGTAGGAAGGCTTCAAAAGGCAATAAAAAGCAGTAAAAACTTAGAAAGACAAACTGGACTGGATCGTTGGTTTTAATTTAACATTTAAAACAAATCAAGTCTTACTTTAACTAATGTGTGGGTTCTTTCCCATCTTCCTTAGAAGTTACAAGATAGACGTTGTAGTTATAGGTGGAGGGACTGTTGGTACAATTAGAGCAAAGGAGTTACTTAAGGCTGGATTCAAGGTCAAGGTTATAAGCAAGGATTTTTCAACCGAGCTTAAGGAGTTAGAGAAGTCATATCAAACATTATTTCTTTTCAAAAAAGAGATAAATATCAATACTAAATTAGAATTAAAAGAATTAATAAGAGACACGAATCTGGTAATTAGCGCAACAGGAAATCCAGCTTTAAACAAAGATATATGTGAACTTGCTAGGGAGATGGGGAAGCTTTGTAACGATCCAAGCAATATGGAAAACTCCGATTTTATTATCCCAATTTCGATGGTAAATAATGATTTTGGAGTTGCAGTAACAACTTTTGGAATTTCGAGTATAGTGTCGAAAGAGATACTTAACAGGATAAACAGTGATATACTCGCTTCAAAAGAAATAATAAATCTATTACATGCTATGGCTGAAATTAAAGTTTTCTTAAAGGAAAACGTAAAAGACCCGAAAAGGAGGTATCACTTATATCATGAAATTTTTGATGATAGGGAGTTTAACCTTAGGGCTAAAGAAGGCGATATCAAAAATGCTCTTGAAAGAGCTAAAGAAATAGTAGGTGACGAGAATTGATTAGTAAAAATAGGTTTATAAATGAGATAAACGAAAGTTTTTCTGCATTAATTTTCACGTACAAAAACGTTGGTATGGACACACTTCATTATTATTACCTAGATGAGTCAGAACTGAGAAGAATTCAGGACGTTATACGATCTGGGGTTTTCTTACTTCAAACTTGTAATAGGGTGGAATTATATATACATGGAGATAAAGCTAGAGATAAAGCCAAGATTTTGCTTAAATACATTGGAGACCTGCACCATGGGAAGTTAAAGCTCAATGATACAGTTATAAGGGAAGGTATAGAAGCTATCAAGCATCTTTTTTATGTTGCCAGTGGAGTTGATTCTATTGCTGTAGGAGAATATGAAATATTAAATCAAATAAAATGCGCAATAGCGTCAGCAAAGAAGATAGGTACTACAGACAGATATCTCGAAAAATTGGTTGACAGATCCCTGAAAGTAGGGAGAGTTGCAAGAACAAAAACTAACATATCAAAAGGAAAGGTTGGTATTTATTCTCTAGCATTAGAAAAAATAAAGGAGGTAGTAGAGAATATAAATAGTGTAGAAATTCTAATACTTGGGGCTGGGGAGATTGGCTCAAAGATGTCAGAACTACTATATAAAGAAGGCGTAAAGAACGTGACAATTATGAATAGAACAGAAAGTAAGGCTGTAGAGTTGGCTCAAAAATACGGATATAAAGGAATAAAATTGGACTTGTCTAAAATTAAGGATTATGATGTAGCAATATCTGCTATTTCAGGCATTAGAGAAAAAATTGAATTAACCGATAACAAGCCCAAGGTTGTGGTAGATCTTTCTGTACCTCCTTTATTCGCTGGAAATAACGTTTTAACGCTTACCGATTTACAGGACTTTTCTACGATGAACATGGCTAATAGATTAGAAGAACTCCCCAAAATAGACAAGATAGTAGATGAAGGTGTAAATGAGTTTATAGAAGATTATATGAAAGAAATTCAAAACGAAATTATCTCCAAGATGCTAAACAACGTAGAAAAAATAAGGGAAGAGGAGGTAAACAAGGCTAAAAAGGAATTAATGAAAAGAGGAATAGAACTAAATACAGATATAGAAGAAATACTTGACATAATGTCGAAATCTATAATAAACAAAGGATTAGAGCCAGTTATATCAGGAACCAAAAAGATGATAGAAAACGATGAAAGAAATTACATTAACTTCCTAATTACTCTATTTAATTATGGCCACATTTCCGACATTAAGACCAAGGAGATTAAGAAGCAAGAAACTACTGAGGGATCTGGTAGCTGAATCCCAAATAAGAAAAGATGGTTTAATTTTGCCCATTTTCATAAAAGATGGCATCGATAATCCAGAAGAAATAAAAACAATGCCTGAAGTGTATAGATATCCAGTGAATGACAAATTAATAAATTATATTGAAGAATCGCTCAAGAATGGAATAAATAAATTTATATTATTTGGGGTTCCGAAAATTAAAGATGATCTAGCTACATCTGCAATGGATAGTGATGGCATTATTCAAAAAACATTGAAATTAATAAAAAACACATTTGGCGGCAAGGTACTTTTGATTACTGATGAATGTACAGATGAATATACGTCTCATGGACATTGCGGAATAGTTACCATTAATGGTTCCTCCTATAAGGTAGATAATGATGAAAGCATAAAGTTGCATGCTAAAATTGCCCTAAGCCAAGCTAAGGCTGGGGCAGACGTTATAGCACCATCTAGTATGATGGACGGCGTTGTAGGAGAAATTAGGAAAACTTTAGATGAAAATGGATTCCAGGATGTTCCCATAATGGCGTACAGCTCTAAATATGCATCCACTTTTTATGGACCTTTTAGAGAAGCTGCATATTCTAAGCCAGCTTTTGGAGATCGTAGAGGCTACCAAATGGATCCACGTAATTTGGAGGAAGGAGTTAGAGAAGTATATTTAGACATCGAAGAAGGAGCAGATATAGTTATGGTTAAACCTGCACATACTTATTTAGATGTAATCACAAGAGTAAAGCAAAGTTTTCCTTGTTATCCTTTGGCCGCATATCATGTAAGCGGAGAGTATAGTATGCTAAAAGCTGCAGCAATAAATGGATGGATAGATGAGAAAAGAGCAGTGCTGGAAGTAACAAACGCCATATTTAGGGCTGGAGCTGACATAGTGATAACGTACTACGCAAATAAGATAATAGAATGGTTAAATGAAGGTGATCCATTTTGAGCATTAATCTTTGGAAGGAAGCCCAACAACTTTTTGCTGGTGGAGTTAATAGCCCAGTTAGGGCTTTAGTAAAACCTTATCCGTTCTATACTTCTAAGGGCGAAGGGCCATTTCTGATTACAGAGGACGGTAAAAAAATAGTAGACTATGTCCTAGGATACGGACCTTTGATTTTAGGTCATTCCCCTGAAAAGGTAAGGAATAAAATAATGGAACAGGTCCAAAAAGGGTGGCTATATGGTACTCCGTCTAGAATAGAAGTTGAACTGGCTAAGAAAATTATATTTCACATTCCATCAGCCCAAAAGATAAGGTTTGTAAACAGTGGAACTGAGGCAACTATGAACGCAATAAGACTAGTAAGAGGTTTCACTGGTAGGGAGAAAATAATTAAGTTTAACGGAAACTATCATGGTGCCCATGACTATGGATTAATAGAAGCTGGAAGTGCAGTATCAGAGTATGGAATAACAATATCAAAAGGCATACCAAAGGACATAGTAAAAACCGTCCTATTATGCGAATACAATGACCTCACTTGTGTGGAAAAGTATCTCAAGGAGGAGAACGTAGCTGGAGTTATAATGGAACCAGTGATGGGAAATTATGGCGTTATACCGCCTAAAACTGACTTTATCAAGGGAATTAGAGAACTAACTTCGGCGTTTGGAACATTACTTATTTTCGATGAAGTTATTACCGGTTTCAGACTTGGACTGAGCGGAGCTCAGGGCATGTTTGGAGTTGTCCCTGATGTTACAACTTTAGGTAAAATAATTGGTGGTGGACTTCCTATAGGAGCTATTGCGGGAAGAAGGGAAATAATGGATTCAATAACTCCTGCAGGAGAGGTGTTCAATGCGGGTACATTTAATGCTAATCCACTCTCTATGGCTGCTGGATTGGCAACTATTGAAGAGCTAGAGCATACTAATGCTTACGAAATATCAAATGAAGCCGCTAAAGTGATCTCACAAGAAGTGGATCAAATGATGAAGATCGATCATGTCACACATAGAGTAGGAAGTATGATGCAGTTCTTTCTGGGAGTCAAGGAAGTAAAAAACGCCACTGAAGCTAAAAAGGCTAATAAATCCCTATACCTCAACCTACACGAACAATTGCTGAAAGAAGGAGTATTTATACCGCCAAGTCAGCTGGAGACGATTTTCACATCAGCATCACATAGTCAGAATGTCATTAATTTCACTATAGATAAATTTAGAAAAGTATTGAGAGAGATAAAAAATGATAAAGGTAGCAGCTAGAGGTAGTAAACTTAGTAAAGCACAAGCGGATTTAGTTATAGATTATCTAAAAAGATTAGGATATGATGTAAGTTTCATTGAAGTTAAAACAAGAGGAGACATTAACTATTCTTCTGAAATAGGTAAAATAGGTAAGGGAATATTCGAAAAAGAAGTTAACGAGATGGTACTTAAAGGCGAGGCTGACCTTGCAGTTCATAGTATGAAAGATATAGAAACAACCCTGGATGAGAAGCTCGAAGTTATTGCTACTTTACCTAGAGGATCTCCCTTTGATATTGTAATTAGCAGAAATAACAAATCCATCTATAGCGCTGATGAAGGCATAGTAGGAAGTAGTAGCGTTAGAAGGCAAAAGTTTACACATTTCATAAATCCAAATCTGCAGATATCTAGCCTAAGAGGAAATTTAGACACTAGAATATCTAAGTTGTTCAATGGAAGTTACGATTTCATTATAGTCGCTGAGGCTGGCATAGAAAGGTTAAAACTTAACGTAAAATATGAAAGATTAAATCCAGTTGATCTAACTCCTGCAGCTAATCAAGGGATAATAGCAGTTGTTGCCAGAAAGGATAACAAAGAAATTAAGAAAGTGTTAGAAAATTTTAATTCTGAAGATTCTAGAATGGAATCAATAGCTGAAAGGGAGGTTGGAAATATCTTAGGTGCTGGATGCAATTCTCCACTCGGAGTATTCTTTAGACATATAGATAATAAATTAGAAGGAATAGCTACAATATATACCAATAAATCTAAATTTACTGCAACAATAGTTGCGGGGGATGATCCTAAAAAGGCCGGTGATGAACTTGCAAGAAGACTCAAAGAGATATCAAAAGAGGAGGGTAATTTCCTTTAGACCTGAGGGAAAATCGCTCGGAGAAGTTGAAGGATTTCATATTATCAACATACCTATAGAGAGAACGTTGTGCGTAAATGTTGGACCTATAGACGTAAAACAATTCGAAGCTATTGTGTTTATGAGCGAAAAATCAGTAGAGTGTTTCACTGT
It includes:
- the hemB gene encoding porphobilinogen synthase — protein: MATFPTLRPRRLRSKKLLRDLVAESQIRKDGLILPIFIKDGIDNPEEIKTMPEVYRYPVNDKLINYIEESLKNGINKFILFGVPKIKDDLATSAMDSDGIIQKTLKLIKNTFGGKVLLITDECTDEYTSHGHCGIVTINGSSYKVDNDESIKLHAKIALSQAKAGADVIAPSSMMDGVVGEIRKTLDENGFQDVPIMAYSSKYASTFYGPFREAAYSKPAFGDRRGYQMDPRNLEEGVREVYLDIEEGADIVMVKPAHTYLDVITRVKQSFPCYPLAAYHVSGEYSMLKAAAINGWIDEKRAVLEVTNAIFRAGADIVITYYANKIIEWLNEGDPF
- the hemC gene encoding hydroxymethylbilane synthase, with translation MIKVAARGSKLSKAQADLVIDYLKRLGYDVSFIEVKTRGDINYSSEIGKIGKGIFEKEVNEMVLKGEADLAVHSMKDIETTLDEKLEVIATLPRGSPFDIVISRNNKSIYSADEGIVGSSSVRRQKFTHFINPNLQISSLRGNLDTRISKLFNGSYDFIIVAEAGIERLKLNVKYERLNPVDLTPAANQGIIAVVARKDNKEIKKVLENFNSEDSRMESIAEREVGNILGAGCNSPLGVFFRHIDNKLEGIATIYTNKSKFTATIVAGDDPKKAGDELARRLKEISKEEGNFL
- a CDS encoding glutamyl-tRNA reductase is translated as MISKNRFINEINESFSALIFTYKNVGMDTLHYYYLDESELRRIQDVIRSGVFLLQTCNRVELYIHGDKARDKAKILLKYIGDLHHGKLKLNDTVIREGIEAIKHLFYVASGVDSIAVGEYEILNQIKCAIASAKKIGTTDRYLEKLVDRSLKVGRVARTKTNISKGKVGIYSLALEKIKEVVENINSVEILILGAGEIGSKMSELLYKEGVKNVTIMNRTESKAVELAQKYGYKGIKLDLSKIKDYDVAISAISGIREKIELTDNKPKVVVDLSVPPLFAGNNVLTLTDLQDFSTMNMANRLEELPKIDKIVDEGVNEFIEDYMKEIQNEIISKMLNNVEKIREEEVNKAKKELMKRGIELNTDIEEILDIMSKSIINKGLEPVISGTKKMIENDERNYINFLITLFNYGHISDIKTKEIKKQETTEGSGS
- the hemL gene encoding glutamate-1-semialdehyde 2,1-aminomutase; the protein is MSINLWKEAQQLFAGGVNSPVRALVKPYPFYTSKGEGPFLITEDGKKIVDYVLGYGPLILGHSPEKVRNKIMEQVQKGWLYGTPSRIEVELAKKIIFHIPSAQKIRFVNSGTEATMNAIRLVRGFTGREKIIKFNGNYHGAHDYGLIEAGSAVSEYGITISKGIPKDIVKTVLLCEYNDLTCVEKYLKEENVAGVIMEPVMGNYGVIPPKTDFIKGIRELTSAFGTLLIFDEVITGFRLGLSGAQGMFGVVPDVTTLGKIIGGGLPIGAIAGRREIMDSITPAGEVFNAGTFNANPLSMAAGLATIEELEHTNAYEISNEAAKVISQEVDQMMKIDHVTHRVGSMMQFFLGVKEVKNATEAKKANKSLYLNLHEQLLKEGVFIPPSQLETIFTSASHSQNVINFTIDKFRKVLREIKNDKGSS